The Solanum lycopersicum chromosome 2, SLM_r2.1 DNA window CTTGATCATAAAACCAACTGGCTAATTCTGTACCTTTAACTCAATTACTGGCTAATTTTATACACATTTAACTCAATTACTAGCATGACGACTATGCTAATTCTATACCTCGGATCATTATACCCACAGCACTTGAGCATCAAGAAAGGTTGTAATATTTCAACATCACATTCCTTAATGTACCAGACTCAGCAAGACATACCTATAATGCAAACAGGGTTGTGCTTCCAAGGAATACCACATTCCAAAtggcaaaatataattatatatgtaaacacacacacacacatctgGTTAATGAAACCAACTGGCTATAATTTGAGTTGGTGATGATGGATTTACTATCAAATGCCAATAGAAGAAGCAGAACCAGGAGGAAGACAAAATTCTTACTTGAGTGCTTGAAGAGGCTTAATAGGAAATGCAGCAAGAGAACCATCCAAATCATGATTGCCATTCATCTCATCCTGAATGGAGATATCAACAATTATATATCCGATAATGAAGGACATATTTGAATAACTTGTAAAATATCCAAAGAGATAACAGACTGGAGGCAATTGAGTATGACAAGAGTTTCAGAAGACTTATAGCAGCATCAATCCATCGAGAAGGAATAGTATATAAAGAATAGTAATATAGAACTTCAACATGGTTAATATGAATACCTCGTGAGATAGGACACTCGACTGATTATGCCTTTCTACTACAGAACCAACGTCACCATTCCCCTCCCTTAGCTTCCCCCTGTTACTTGAATCTTCAGCATCTGGAATGTCGTCAAAATCTGGAAGCTACAGACACCATAAAGAAaggataaataaatttaatagacACCAGACATTATTACCTAAAATTAATAGTTCTAAGTGAATGGACAATAAGTACATACAAGAGCAGCTTGGTTCTTCAGATCCTCCAGATTGAAATTCCAAGCACTGATACCACGAATATACTCTTGCTGCATCAGTGAATATTCAGAATTATATTGAGATTGACcttgaatatatttttgtgtgtatATTCGCATAAGCTACACAAACATCTGATGCCAAGTTTGATTTCTCAAATACGATGGAATAAAACACATCAAGGTTCTTTCCCAAATAGAATCACTCACCTCAATCTGTAACGTAGTTGGTATCATCTCTAAGAATCATCTAAATCTGTTTCACTCTATTCGGGCCCATTTCAtgctaataataattttttcatgattaaAAGAGCTAGAAGTATATTTACAACAAAACACAAAAGCCATTTGTGTACTTTGACCTCCCAACTAAAACAGAAATAgctattttatgtgataaagCTTGTGATGGAATTATATCAGATAGCAGTAATAAGTCTCCCCAAACTCATTGAAGTCTTCTCAGATTTGTACACACATTCTAGCATGTCTCTCAACTATACAATTTGTAAACAAGGTTACATCTCTTGGTGAGCTTTCAAATACGCACACCAGTGCTAACTATGGTTCTCCAAAATATTGGTGAATGTTTGAGAAAAAAGAGGAAAGAATACAGCCTCTCATCTTGCTTATTATCCAGATTTGCTGTATACTCGAATAATAGTAGATATTTTTGACACACTCTATGTATgtgtataataataaataataacaataatggaGGAAGTATGATAATAACATATGTTGTAGGCAGAAATACTAGGTTACAGCATGTTTATGaaagtttttgaaaataaattaagagcGAATTAAAAATGAAGTCAATGTAATAACACGTACAAAATGAAGTGTAGTTCAGGACCTTCCTCTTATCATTCTAAAGTTCTTGGTAGTTAGAATAAATAAGgcattttttttcttgcttattcaaaaaaaaaaaaggagaggagGGGAGGggaatttttcattttcatttgatataCGAAGTAAGCTACTTAGGAGGATTGAAGCTTCacaagtataaataaaaaatacagaCTCGCAACCAATGGCCAAAAACCCAGAGCAGCAAAATGCTTTAATTCCAGCAATGAAACACAAAAAGATGCTGTGGGCACATTTGTGAATCGTGAGATTTCTCTACCACATTCTGCAGTTTAGGCACATTCAGTTTTCACCTGTGATAAATGGTCCTTGTCCTCATACATTGCCTGGTTCTGTAAAAGATAATCTGCTTCTCTAGCCTGATAGAGCAGTTCAAATTGTACAAATCAGAATCACATGTAATTTCAGTATAATTGGGAAATGCTATCAGCCAGAAAAGCACAGTATAAGATGGGCACAAGACCTTAAGCATCCTAAAACGATCACCTAGAGGTGGAAGGCCATCAAGGATTGTACGTGCCAAATAATCATGTCCTCGTGCTTGTTTAAAGAAAGGGTGCTTCAAAAGCTTCTCAGAAGACGGACGCTTCTTTGGATCTTTTACTAAGCAAGCAGCAACCATTTCTTTAAAAGACTGCAAAAGCACCAAATATTCAGAACCAAACTGTAAGTGAATGAAAAGTTTGTCAAACACACAAACCTTAGAGAATCTCTTGTCCCGTTCATAGTCCAGGCCTGGAGGTGCATTCTGTAGGGTCATCAGCAGAACCTGAATTACAAGGAGAAAGAAAGGATCACAAAAGAACGAATTTTCAGAGAACTTGAAACCACTTCATTGATTGTTCGTACAGCAAAGAACATCTATTAACCTTCATGGGTGGGTACTTGGAGAATGGTGCATGACCATGAGCAAGTTCAAGGGCTGTTATTCCAAATGACCATATATCTGCTCTGTTGATTTGAAACAATTATTTGAAGGCATGAGACGTGACCTAGAACCAATAATAGAACAGATATGCAGATCAGGTACTTACTTAAAATCATATCCATGTAGTTGCTGCATCACTTCGGGAGCCATCCTATTCaagaattcaaaagaaaaaaaaaagaatcctGATTACAAGTAAAAGAGTTGGTCCCTATTATGATgacacaaacaaataaaaattgcaCCTCACCGCAGCCTAGGGAACTTACCAGCACGGAGTTCCAACAAAAGTATTTCTTGAACGCTGCCTATCACCAGTATCAAACATGCAAGCAGCAACTCCAAAATCTGCCAATTTAATAGCACCATTTGAATCAATCAAAATGTTCCCAGCCTGCAGAGAAGACATACCAAAATATAAGCCAAAGCTGAAACTGGCATCAGTATGCATGCTGGAGTCAGGAAAATGAGAGTGCTCAGATAAGATTAGCTAAAAAATATTCCCATTTGCTAATTACTTTGCCAATTTGGTTAATAGTGAGGGGAGAAAATGTTATCCATGgggagaaaagaagaggaggaagaagggtaaagagaaagagaaacttAACAAACATGATCAAGACAGCGGCTCAAAATCCTAGACTAAAAAAACATATGTACAAAAAATTAGCATCAGCTCTCTTCTTCAGCAAACATTTAGTAAAGAATGCTTAAACTGTTGTTCCACAAAAGCAGATAACACAGTGATACCTTTACATCTCTATGGATGTGTCCATGGTAATGAAGATATACAAGGGCTTTGAGGACCTCGCGCAATAATGTAGCAATTACAGGCTCTTCAAAACCATCAGGATAAGAAGATTTCATGATATGAAGGCAAGATCCTCCAGCCATGAATGGCATGACAACCCAAAGGCTGTGACCTGCAGTGAATGAGCAGTGTGCACGCAATACATTTGGATGATCAATCAAGATCATGGTCTGCACCTCTCTCCGGATTCCATCCTAttcaaatcacaaaaaaatattctgGAAGCTTCAGCAATTGAAAGGAGGCATACATTAGGCCCACAAGTGCTCCTTaaaagattttcttttgaagggagtattaattatgaataaatgtgGCACATTCTGCCAGAATAATTACTGGATATGATGTACAGTCTGCACTGGTGAATGTcgtaattttgatttttatatttaattagattAAGCTGTTTAAAAGATGGACAAAATATAAGAAAGGTGTATGTAAAAACTAAAAGAGTCTATGGCCTAAAAGCAGACAGTAGATTATAGTAACACACTAATGTAGTCCTATCTTCATTGGAACTAGTAATGCAAACCTGAGAACATTGTGCTTCAAACTTAAATGCATGAACAAGATATTTACTCAAAAGAGTTGGGGCTTTATTAATAGTATAGACTAGTACAGGTCTGAATCTA harbors:
- the LOC101251534 gene encoding serine/threonine-protein kinase BLUS1, which produces MMEQLSEKKFPVNAKDYTLYEEVGDGVSATVYRALCIPLNEIVAIKVLDLEKCNNDLDGIRREVQTMILIDHPNVLRAHCSFTAGHSLWVVMPFMAGGSCLHIMKSSYPDGFEEPVIATLLREVLKALVYLHYHGHIHRDVKAGNILIDSNGAIKLADFGVAACMFDTGDRQRSRNTFVGTPCWMAPEVMQQLHGYDFKADIWSFGITALELAHGHAPFSKYPPMKVLLMTLQNAPPGLDYERDKRFSKSFKEMVAACLVKDPKKRPSSEKLLKHPFFKQARGHDYLARTILDGLPPLGDRFRMLKAREADYLLQNQAMYEDKDHLSQQEYIRGISAWNFNLEDLKNQAALLPDFDDIPDAEDSSNRGKLREGNGDVGSVVERHNQSSVLSHEDEMNGNHDLDGSLAAFPIKPLQALKGCFDMCEDDITASSPSWEDTMQSESNQQNDMLSLAKVEDQDGGKDDGENLRQSSSLPRSVIPGHKKFFSGSLLQDNALSPKKVVTDGEREYQHPKYQSERNYSGPLQYRHKKDLGEDSSEGAIVQRKGRFQVTSADLSPKEPTSYFLNPVQGGSTSAINLGLAAASLLPTLQCILQQNTLQREELVKLIKFAERGSVNPTDLAEAGTSDLPQMPATSVRERELQSMVIQLQQSIGSLVEELQRQKMKNVQLEKKLNR